The stretch of DNA GCATCAGCTGGCAAAATGGGCCAACCCGACAGCGCCGCTGCGTAAAGCGTCGCAGTTTGTGATCCTTTCGTGACAGGGACACCCCGGCTTGGTACACCGCGCCCATACCCCATCCACGGATTCGGAGCTGCCTCTTGTCCGACCTCGCCGCGCCAGTGCAGATGCCGCCAGCCCACCCCTTTGACGATGACAAACTCAAGGAAGAGTGCGGGATTTTCGGGGTCCTCGGGACCAAGGATGCGGCCAACTTCGTGGCCCTGGGCTTGCACGCCCTGCAACACCGGGGGCAAGAGGCGGGCGGGATCGTCGCCCACCACCCGGACCACGGCTTCAATTCGGCCCGGCGCTTCGGCTATGTGCGCGACACCTTCACCAGCCAGGATGTGATGGAGACGCTGCCGGGTTCGCTCGCCATCGGCCACGTGCGCTACTCCACCGCCGGGTCCAAAGGGCAGACCGCGATCCGCGACGTACAACCCTTCTTTGGCGAGTTTGCCATGGGGGGTGCGGCCATCGCCCATAACGGCAACATCACCAATGCCGACGCCCTTCGGCGCGAGCTGATCGAGCGCGGCTCGATCTTCCAGTCGTCCTCGGACAGCGAATGCATCATCCACCTGATGGCCCGGTCCCTGCAACGCAACATCCCCGAAAGGATGGAGGATGCGCTGCGCCGGGTCGAAGGTGCCTTTTCCGTCGTCGCCATGACCCGCACCAAGCTGATCGGCGTGCGCGACGCACTGGGTGTGCGCCCGCTGGTGCTGGGCAAGCTCGACACCGGCTATGTGCTGAGTTCGGAGACGTGCGCGCTCGACATCATCGGCGCTGAATTCGTGCGCGAGATCGAAGCGGGCGAAATGGTGGTCATCACCGACCAGGGCGTGGACAGCCGCTTCCCCTTCCGCCCGCAAAAGTCCCGCTTCTGCATCTTCGAACATGTCTATTTCAGCCGCCCCGACAGCATCCTCGGGGGCCGCTCAGTCTATGAAACCCGTGAGAATATCGGACGTGAACTGGCCAAGGAAGCGCCGGTGGACGCCGACCTCGTCTGCCCGGTGCCCGACAGCGGCACGCCTGCTGCCATCGGCTATTCGCTGGAATCCGGCATCCCCTACGCCATGGGCATCATCCGCAACCAGTATATGGGCCGCACCTTCATCGAACCGACCGAACAGATCCGCAACATGGGCGTGCGCCTGAAGCTGAACGTGAACCGCGCCCTGATCCGTGACAAGCGCGTGATCCTGGTGGATGACAGCGTGGTGCGCGGCACGACCTCGCGCAAGATCAAGGAGATGATCCTCGATGCAGGTGCTGCGGAAGTGCATTTCCGCATCGCCTCGCCCCCGACAGCCTGGCCCTGTTTCTACGGCGTCGACACACCGCAGCGCGAAAAGCTGCTGGCCGCGACGATGAGCGAGGAGGAGATGCGCGAGCATCTGGGTGTGGACAGCCTCAAGTTCATCTCGCTCGACGGTCTTT from Tateyamaria omphalii encodes:
- the purF gene encoding amidophosphoribosyltransferase, whose translation is MPPAHPFDDDKLKEECGIFGVLGTKDAANFVALGLHALQHRGQEAGGIVAHHPDHGFNSARRFGYVRDTFTSQDVMETLPGSLAIGHVRYSTAGSKGQTAIRDVQPFFGEFAMGGAAIAHNGNITNADALRRELIERGSIFQSSSDSECIIHLMARSLQRNIPERMEDALRRVEGAFSVVAMTRTKLIGVRDALGVRPLVLGKLDTGYVLSSETCALDIIGAEFVREIEAGEMVVITDQGVDSRFPFRPQKSRFCIFEHVYFSRPDSILGGRSVYETRENIGRELAKEAPVDADLVCPVPDSGTPAAIGYSLESGIPYAMGIIRNQYMGRTFIEPTEQIRNMGVRLKLNVNRALIRDKRVILVDDSVVRGTTSRKIKEMILDAGAAEVHFRIASPPTAWPCFYGVDTPQREKLLAATMSEEEMREHLGVDSLKFISLDGLYRAVGEGNGRDASSPQYCDACFSGEYPVEPADMIEKGFEMKAAE